A section of the Thermomicrobiales bacterium genome encodes:
- the rplR gene encoding 50S ribosomal protein L18, whose translation MRYHYKSQLDPRRRRHLRVRAKVSGTGERPRLNVYRSSAHIYAQVIDDVARVTLVAASDTEADFASSLEGDTTKTDKAKIVGKLIGERAKEAGINTVVFDRGGYKYHGRVKALADGAREAGLEF comes from the coding sequence ATGCGGTATCACTACAAGTCGCAGCTGGATCCCCGTCGGCGGCGGCATCTGCGGGTTCGAGCCAAAGTCTCGGGCACTGGGGAGCGGCCACGGTTGAACGTCTATCGAAGCTCGGCGCACATCTACGCTCAGGTCATTGATGACGTTGCGCGCGTGACGCTCGTGGCGGCGTCGGACACTGAGGCAGATTTCGCTTCGTCCCTCGAGGGCGATACGACCAAGACCGATAAGGCCAAGATCGTCGGCAAGCTGATCGGCGAGCGGGCCAAGGAGGCCGGGATCAATACGGTCGTGTTCGACCGTGGCGGCTATAAGTACCACGGTCGCGTGAAGGCGCTCGCCGATGGCGCGCGCGAAGCCGGCCTCGAGTTCTAG